The following are encoded in a window of Candidatus Fluviicola riflensis genomic DNA:
- a CDS encoding cyanophycinase encodes MLLKTYFQCITTIAACVLFSTTFFAQSYTSYFTGNATDVVTNPTGGMCLMGGATESDQAMQWFLQRADGGDILVLRASGSDGYNDYFYTDLGITVNSVESIVCNDASCANETYIHQKIQQAEAIWFAGGDQWNYVSYWRNTAIDSLVNDAVLNRGIVIGGTSAGMAILGKAYFSAENGTVSSATALANPYNSAVAVDTAAFLKNTFLENVITDTHYDDPDRKGRHVTFMARMMGMGMNAKGIACDEYTAVCVTPDGIGRVYGDYPSNDDNAYFIQVNCALPDPTPETCSNGNPLTWNRNGEALVVYQVKGTTAGTNTFDISDWETGSGGTWNYWSVNNGVLTETTGVQPDCSGLSVDEKGSDFSVFPNPVADVLTIQSSEKVQLVRIYTTQSTLVLSVPFSETIDVSALPAGIYIVECVSDNGSAINRIVKR; translated from the coding sequence ATGCTGCTAAAAACTTACTTTCAATGCATTACCACGATTGCTGCGTGTGTGTTATTTTCCACAACTTTTTTTGCGCAAAGTTATACTTCCTACTTTACGGGAAATGCCACAGACGTTGTTACAAATCCTACGGGCGGAATGTGTCTCATGGGTGGTGCTACCGAAAGCGATCAGGCGATGCAATGGTTTTTACAACGCGCTGATGGCGGCGATATCCTGGTATTGCGCGCTTCAGGTTCAGATGGTTACAACGATTATTTTTATACCGATTTGGGAATCACAGTCAACTCTGTTGAAAGCATTGTATGCAACGATGCGAGCTGTGCAAACGAGACTTACATTCATCAAAAAATTCAGCAAGCCGAAGCCATTTGGTTTGCAGGCGGCGACCAATGGAATTATGTTTCTTACTGGCGAAATACGGCAATTGACAGTTTGGTCAATGATGCGGTACTCAATCGCGGAATTGTGATCGGAGGTACCAGTGCCGGAATGGCGATTCTTGGTAAGGCTTATTTTTCGGCAGAAAACGGAACAGTTAGTTCGGCAACGGCGTTGGCGAATCCCTATAATTCAGCGGTAGCAGTCGACACAGCTGCCTTCCTCAAAAACACGTTCCTGGAAAATGTGATCACCGATACACATTACGACGATCCTGATCGTAAGGGCCGGCATGTAACGTTCATGGCGCGCATGATGGGTATGGGAATGAACGCCAAAGGAATTGCCTGCGACGAATACACGGCTGTTTGTGTCACTCCTGATGGAATTGGCCGCGTGTATGGCGATTATCCGAGCAATGACGACAATGCGTATTTCATCCAGGTGAATTGTGCTTTGCCCGATCCGACTCCCGAAACGTGTTCAAATGGTAATCCGCTTACCTGGAATAGAAACGGCGAAGCGCTGGTGGTGTATCAGGTGAAAGGAACAACGGCAGGAACCAATACGTTTGATATTAGTGATTGGGAAACCGGCTCGGGTGGAACGTGGAATTATTGGTCGGTCAATAATGGCGTGTTAACGGAAACAACAGGCGTTCAGCCCGATTGTTCCGGTTTGTCAGTTGATGAGAAAGGGAGCGATTTTTCTGTTTTTCCGAATCCGGTAGCGGATGTTCTGACCATACAATCTTCAGAAAAAGTTCAGTTGGTACGCATTTACACAACGCAATCAACATTGGTGCTTTCGGTTCCTTTTAGTGAAACGATTGATGTAAGCGCTTTACCGGCCGGAATTTATATTGTGGAATGTGTTTCGGATAATGGTTCGGCGATAAACAGAATCGTAAAGCGCTGA
- a CDS encoding alkylhydroperoxidase encodes MNTTISFNVPTRAEVAPTNQAIFDNLQKALGFVPNLYATIAHSNNGLERFLAYQNAKTSLNNKEKEAVNLIVSQVNGCVYCQSAHLVLGKMNGFSEEQLLDIRHGRSADSKLNALVGLAAEITENRGNAHSENVEAFFSAGYTNENLVDLILQVSDKTAMNYLHNLTKIPVDFPLAPAL; translated from the coding sequence ATGAACACAACAATTTCATTCAACGTACCTACTCGTGCAGAAGTTGCTCCGACTAATCAAGCTATTTTTGACAACCTTCAAAAAGCATTGGGATTTGTTCCTAATCTTTACGCCACAATTGCCCATTCTAATAATGGTTTGGAGCGTTTCTTAGCGTATCAGAATGCAAAAACTTCATTGAACAACAAAGAAAAAGAAGCTGTAAACTTGATTGTAAGCCAGGTAAATGGTTGCGTATATTGTCAAAGTGCTCACTTGGTATTGGGGAAAATGAATGGTTTCTCCGAAGAACAACTGCTAGACATTCGCCATGGTAGAAGCGCCGATTCAAAACTCAACGCTCTGGTAGGCTTGGCAGCGGAGATCACTGAAAACAGGGGAAATGCACATTCCGAAAATGTAGAAGCCTTCTTTTCTGCCGGTTATACCAACGAAAATTTGGTGGATTTGATCTTGCAGGTAAGTGACAAAACAGCCATGAATTACTTGCACAACCTTACTAAAATTCCGGTTGATTTTCCATTAGCTCCAGCTCTATGA
- a CDS encoding DUF4440 domain-containing protein — protein MIQRFPIPPFTLETALEKVQLAENAWNSKDPELVSKAYTPDSEWRNRTQFINGRAEIVTFLTEKWAKEHDYKLKKELWGFHGNRMAVRFEYEYRNQEGQWFRAYGNENWEFDENGLMRKRYASINDLEIDEKDRKL, from the coding sequence ATGATACAACGATTCCCCATACCACCGTTTACCTTGGAAACAGCTTTAGAAAAAGTACAATTGGCTGAAAATGCCTGGAATAGTAAAGATCCTGAACTTGTGTCAAAAGCGTATACCCCGGATAGCGAATGGCGTAACAGAACCCAATTTATCAATGGCCGGGCAGAAATAGTAACTTTTTTGACAGAAAAATGGGCGAAAGAACATGATTACAAACTCAAAAAAGAACTTTGGGGATTTCATGGAAACCGCATGGCTGTTCGATTTGAATACGAATACCGAAACCAAGAAGGGCAATGGTTTCGCGCTTATGGAAACGAAAATTGGGAATTTGACGAAAACGGGTTGATGCGTAAACGGTATGCGAGTATCAATGATCTTGAAATTGATGAAAAAGACCGCAAATTGTAA
- a CDS encoding AraC family transcriptional regulator yields MVLQQSFTLVNPQSGSLAFKLFLFDHNNPFDHIQRLHYYSLIWIKKGKGTVKADFSALTFSADTLFAFAPYQPFMLQPEEEIEGVVLHFHPDFFCIHKHQDEVACNGVLFNNIYEPPFVRTNEQTNQTFDLLIDQMKLEMQQPAMAQYESLVSYLKIFLITASRLKQIQAPAPKTGSSAKEPFILQNLKNYIETHFRTKHSASDYADLLNITPKALGKITKTHFNKTLTDLIAERVVIEAKRELYLTSKTVKEIAYELGYEDEHYFSRFFKNNAEVSPQLYRETVGFAKAEIQM; encoded by the coding sequence ATGGTGCTTCAACAATCATTTACCTTGGTGAATCCTCAATCGGGCAGCCTGGCTTTTAAATTGTTTTTGTTTGATCATAACAATCCGTTTGATCACATTCAACGCTTACATTATTATTCCCTGATTTGGATCAAAAAAGGCAAGGGAACCGTAAAAGCTGATTTTTCGGCTCTTACTTTTTCAGCCGACACCTTATTTGCTTTTGCTCCCTACCAGCCGTTTATGTTGCAACCCGAAGAGGAAATAGAAGGTGTTGTTCTGCACTTCCATCCCGATTTTTTCTGCATCCATAAGCACCAGGATGAAGTTGCCTGCAATGGTGTGTTGTTTAATAACATTTATGAACCACCTTTTGTACGTACCAATGAGCAAACCAACCAAACATTCGATTTGCTCATTGATCAAATGAAACTTGAAATGCAGCAACCGGCAATGGCACAATACGAATCACTGGTTTCGTATCTGAAAATTTTTCTGATTACCGCATCGCGTTTGAAACAAATACAAGCGCCGGCACCAAAAACGGGTTCATCAGCAAAAGAACCGTTTATTCTTCAGAATCTTAAAAATTACATCGAAACTCATTTTCGCACCAAACATTCTGCCAGTGATTATGCAGATTTGTTAAACATTACTCCAAAAGCATTAGGGAAAATAACCAAAACGCATTTTAACAAAACCCTTACCGATCTGATTGCTGAGCGAGTGGTAATTGAAGCCAAACGCGAACTGTATTTAACAAGTAAAACGGTGAAAGAAATTGCCTACGAATTGGGGTATGAAGACGAACATTATTTTAGCCGGTTTTTTAAAAATAATGCCGAAGTTTCACCTCAACTTTATAGGGAAACAGTTGGTTTTGCGAAGGCTGAAATACAGATGTGA
- a CDS encoding AraC family transcriptional regulator, which translates to MKRVSILVPESSVMQAIADPQYLFSAVNQFLEMEGKTPLFQVQLVGASHEVKLSGGSFTVHVDALLDEITDTDLVIVPALFGDLPQAIHQNRTMIPWIIQRHENGTEVASLCVGAFLLASTGLLNEKKCSTHWGFSNQFQELFPQVELVEGSIVTEENGIYSSGGANSYWNLLLHLVEKYTDRATAILAAKYFAIDIDRSSQGAFALFNGQKNHGDEAIKQVQLHIEAHICERFTLDTLARMVAVGKRSLERRFKKATGNSVVEYIQRVKIEAAKRSFESSQKNVSEVMFEVGYGDTKAFRDVFRKVTGITPVEYRNKYNKQVLAEV; encoded by the coding sequence ATGAAACGTGTCTCGATTTTAGTTCCGGAATCTTCGGTGATGCAAGCAATTGCAGATCCGCAATACCTTTTTTCAGCCGTCAACCAGTTTTTGGAAATGGAGGGGAAAACGCCTTTGTTCCAGGTTCAGCTGGTAGGTGCTTCACACGAAGTGAAACTCAGCGGCGGATCATTTACCGTACACGTTGACGCTCTGTTGGACGAAATAACCGACACCGACCTGGTAATTGTGCCTGCGCTTTTTGGCGATCTTCCGCAGGCGATTCATCAAAACCGGACAATGATCCCGTGGATTATCCAACGGCATGAAAACGGCACCGAAGTAGCTTCGCTGTGTGTGGGAGCATTTTTACTGGCTTCAACCGGCTTGCTCAACGAGAAAAAATGCTCGACTCATTGGGGATTTTCGAACCAATTCCAGGAGTTGTTTCCGCAGGTCGAATTGGTGGAAGGTTCGATTGTAACCGAAGAAAATGGCATTTACTCAAGTGGCGGCGCCAATTCTTACTGGAATTTATTGCTTCACCTGGTGGAAAAATACACTGATCGTGCCACGGCAATTCTGGCGGCCAAGTATTTCGCCATTGATATCGACCGAAGCAGCCAGGGTGCGTTTGCGTTGTTCAACGGTCAGAAAAATCACGGTGACGAAGCTATCAAACAAGTGCAGCTGCACATTGAAGCACATATTTGCGAACGATTTACGCTTGATACGTTGGCCCGAATGGTTGCCGTTGGAAAAAGAAGTTTGGAACGACGCTTTAAAAAAGCAACTGGTAATAGCGTGGTCGAATACATACAGCGGGTGAAAATAGAAGCTGCCAAACGAAGTTTTGAATCGAGCCAGAAAAACGTATCGGAAGTGATGTTTGAAGTGGGATACGGCGACACGAAAGCTTTTCGGGATGTGTTTAGAAAAGTCACAGGAATCACACCTGTTGAATACCGGAATAAGTACAACAAACAAGTATTGGCGGAAGTTTAA
- a CDS encoding polyketide cyclase, whose protein sequence is MEVKTVITIETTVDASLEKVWDYWTDPKHIVNWNTASPDWHTPRATNDVKVGGELFCRMEAKDGSFGFDLKGTYTVVEPHKQLDYVMEDGRKVGVSFSDVDGKTRIEEYFEAENQNSVELQKTGWQAIMDSFKNYTEKN, encoded by the coding sequence ATGGAAGTAAAAACAGTGATTACGATAGAAACAACCGTTGATGCGTCATTGGAAAAAGTGTGGGATTATTGGACAGATCCAAAACATATTGTGAACTGGAACACTGCTTCGCCGGATTGGCATACGCCTCGCGCTACCAATGATGTGAAAGTGGGTGGCGAATTATTTTGCCGCATGGAAGCAAAAGACGGCAGTTTCGGATTTGACCTCAAAGGAACATACACGGTCGTGGAGCCACATAAACAATTGGATTATGTAATGGAAGATGGCAGAAAAGTGGGCGTTTCTTTTTCGGATGTGGATGGAAAAACACGGATAGAAGAGTATTTCGAGGCCGAAAATCAAAATTCGGTTGAATTGCAGAAAACCGGCTGGCAGGCAATTATGGACAGTTTTAAAAATTATACTGAAAAGAACTAA
- a CDS encoding ABC transporter ATP-binding protein → MIHVENLSKTFSLNARQRKEMGTTATSVTAVDNLSFNCQPGRVSALLGPNGAGKTTTLRMLSTIFTPTSGKIEIDGIDAIKNPEEARRRIGFLTGSAGLYARLTPNELITYFGKLYGIDDDIIQSRKEKLFSLLDMHDFQNKRIGKLSTGMKQKVSICRTMIHDPQVVIFDEPTSGLDVITAENIIQLINDCKNQGKTVIFSSHIMSEVDLLCDDISIIYNGKLLFNDTMEAFRQQMQAPNLTAEFIRIVNASKTTVI, encoded by the coding sequence ATGATTCACGTAGAAAATCTCTCAAAAACATTCTCCCTGAATGCCAGGCAGCGCAAGGAAATGGGAACAACTGCCACAAGTGTGACTGCGGTTGATAATTTAAGTTTTAACTGTCAACCCGGGCGCGTGTCTGCTTTATTGGGACCAAACGGGGCAGGTAAAACCACAACCCTTCGAATGCTTTCAACCATTTTTACGCCGACTTCCGGAAAAATAGAGATCGACGGGATCGATGCGATTAAAAACCCGGAAGAGGCGCGACGCAGAATTGGTTTTTTGACGGGTTCGGCCGGATTGTATGCCCGGTTAACTCCAAACGAACTGATAACTTATTTCGGTAAGCTGTATGGCATTGACGATGATATCATTCAAAGCCGGAAAGAAAAGCTGTTTAGTTTATTGGATATGCATGATTTTCAAAACAAGCGCATCGGTAAATTAAGTACCGGAATGAAACAAAAGGTTTCTATTTGCCGGACGATGATTCACGATCCGCAGGTGGTGATTTTCGATGAACCGACCAGCGGATTGGATGTGATTACAGCCGAAAATATTATTCAGTTGATCAACGATTGTAAGAACCAGGGGAAGACCGTTATTTTTTCGAGTCACATTATGAGCGAAGTTGATTTGCTTTGCGACGATATCAGCATTATTTACAACGGTAAGTTGCTGTTTAATGATACCATGGAGGCTTTTCGTCAACAAATGCAGGCACCGAATCTTACCGCCGAATTTATTCGTATTGTAAACGCTTCTAAAACTACCGTGATATGA
- a CDS encoding general secretion pathway protein GspE — MIQDWDNIQVSAELQQAVRSDLAWHYRVIPKALSPELVQFYIDKQQNVLLAQEELSALFGCAVELEPIDSIAIQRNLGRHFRKANQEQQLVFDSKIDFVDRIIQDANHLGSSDIHIETYEERARVRIRIDGHLIERFAVDKADYAELVNKIKIRSNLDISEKRLPQDGRIQYQDFDIRVSILPTLHGEKIVLRILGKDASFIQIDQLGLTERDLENYREGIKKPNGIVLISGPTGSGKTTTLYATLKLLNNEKRNIVTVEDPIEYTLEGINQVQLKESIGLTFSSTLRSFLRQDPDVIMLGEIRDGETAQMAIRAALTGHLVLSTIHTNSAWGTISRLIDMGVPPFLLANTINTSVAQRLIRKLCTSCKTEQKTDLKDWPRMVDPSLAPETQFVAVGCDACHYTGYKGRTAVYEVIPIDPELAESIKQADMRVQPLLDQRGIVSLSKQALTLIYDGTTSLEEAYPLLTEIQ; from the coding sequence ATGATACAGGATTGGGACAACATACAGGTTTCAGCGGAATTGCAGCAGGCGGTACGATCAGATTTGGCGTGGCATTACCGCGTGATCCCGAAAGCACTTTCGCCGGAACTGGTGCAGTTTTACATCGATAAACAACAAAATGTTCTCTTGGCCCAGGAAGAACTTTCGGCCTTATTCGGTTGTGCTGTAGAATTGGAACCTATTGACAGCATTGCTATTCAGCGCAACCTGGGGCGACATTTCCGCAAAGCGAACCAGGAACAGCAGCTCGTCTTCGACTCAAAGATCGATTTCGTTGACCGCATTATCCAGGACGCCAACCACCTCGGCAGCAGTGATATTCATATCGAAACCTATGAAGAACGTGCCCGCGTGCGCATTCGCATCGACGGACATCTGATTGAACGGTTTGCGGTTGACAAAGCCGATTATGCAGAGTTGGTAAACAAGATTAAGATCCGCTCCAACCTTGATATTTCGGAAAAACGGTTACCACAGGACGGCCGGATTCAATACCAGGATTTTGACATTCGTGTGTCGATCTTACCGACCTTACACGGTGAAAAAATCGTGCTGCGTATTTTGGGGAAAGATGCGTCGTTTATACAAATCGACCAATTGGGGTTGACCGAACGCGATCTGGAAAATTACCGCGAAGGCATCAAAAAACCCAATGGAATTGTGCTTATCAGCGGTCCAACCGGTTCGGGGAAAACCACCACATTGTATGCAACGCTGAAATTGCTCAACAATGAAAAACGCAATATTGTTACTGTCGAAGATCCGATTGAATACACATTGGAAGGCATCAACCAGGTACAACTCAAAGAATCGATCGGCTTGACGTTTTCAAGTACACTCCGTTCGTTCCTGCGTCAGGATCCGGATGTGATCATGCTCGGTGAGATCCGCGATGGCGAAACCGCCCAAATGGCTATTCGTGCTGCATTGACAGGCCATCTTGTTTTGTCTACCATTCACACCAATTCAGCCTGGGGAACTATTTCCCGCCTGATCGACATGGGTGTTCCGCCGTTTTTATTGGCCAATACCATCAATACATCTGTTGCGCAGCGGCTTATCCGGAAGTTATGTACCAGCTGTAAAACTGAACAAAAAACCGATTTAAAAGACTGGCCGCGGATGGTTGATCCTTCCCTGGCTCCGGAAACACAATTTGTGGCAGTTGGCTGCGATGCCTGTCATTATACCGGCTACAAAGGACGAACAGCTGTTTATGAAGTCATACCGATTGATCCTGAACTGGCCGAATCGATCAAACAGGCAGACATGCGCGTACAGCCACTGTTAGACCAACGTGGCATTGTCAGCTTAAGCAAACAAGCTCTTACACTTATTTATGATGGAACTACTTCCCTGGAAGAAGCCTATCCGTTACTAACCGAAATTCAATGA